In Lineus longissimus chromosome 13, tnLinLong1.2, whole genome shotgun sequence, one genomic interval encodes:
- the LOC135497662 gene encoding uncharacterized protein LOC135497662, which produces MTAIRWLRGQSKSFRSYVACRVGEITTDFDPVKDIAYVPTDQNIADLISRGVTADRAMDVIKGPDYLRLPPSDWPHTPEVNIDHEDKELKKFHVQNAKVLAFNVTTPQPVIDPTTFSSWPRLIMVTADFERDIDFTDHHIMRHNPIFDEASQVHRVGGRVDKAPLSYDMRHPYLLPKKGHISLLITRERHRHALHGAHLRTVTEIRRTYWIVGDVRLAKAVIRVCKVYIRNRGKPPQQFMAELPNFRIKPFTPVFHTTLVDYLGPVFVKLNRNTTTKGYCAVFTCAVVRAVHLTCVQDLTTEAFLQALERFISFRGAPSLMLSDNATCFRGADKELRELGLKLDKDEIRSARLSIEWKFGPPDGPHHQGPVERIVQEVKRAMKVLVKTDKLTFVEWETVFAQISAVLNCRPLTAVSSSPLDDPPITPNHFLIGRGELPSPIVPCEPFAGNLRKRRQLCNEIVNNFWKRWITCIQKLSPRPKWSTEKENLEESDVVLVVDEKMKRGQWRMAEVINVYPGKDNHIRVVDVRFADGLVLKRPISRLILLMKASEREDITRNA; this is translated from the coding sequence ATGACTGCCATACGCTGGCTTCGTGGCCAGTCCAAGTCATTCAGATCATATGTGGCTTGTCGGGTCGGTGAAATTACCACTGACTTTGATCCAGTCAAAGACATTGCCTACGTTCCAACTGACCAGAACATTGCTGATTTGATCTCACGTGGTGTCACCGCAGATAGAGCGATGGATGTGATCAAAGGTCCAGATTACCTCCGTTTGCCGCCGTCTGATTGGCCACATACGCCGGAAGTCAACATCGATCATGAGGACAAGGAACTCAAGAAATTTCACGTTCAAAACGCCAAGGTGCTGGCATTCAATGTGACTACGCCTCAACCTGTCATCGATCCGACCACATTCTCGAGTTGGCCTCGTCTGATCATGGTGACTGCAGACTTTGAGAGAGACATTGACTTTACTGATCACCACATCATGCGCCATAACCCGATATTCGATGAGGCATCACAAGTGCACCGTGTTGGGGGCCGTGTAGACAAAGCACCGTTATCATACGACATGCGCCACCCTTACTTGTTGCCAAAAAAGGGACACATCTCACTGTTGATTACCCGCGAGAGACATCGCCATGCGCTACATGGCGCACATTTGCGCACAGTCACTGAAATTCGCAGAACCTACTGGATCGTCGGAGACGTCAGACTTGCAAAGGCTGTCATTCGTGTCTGTAAAGTCTATATACGTAACCGAGGAAAGCCGCCGCAGCAGTTCATGGCAGAACTGCCCAACTTCAGGATCAAACCGTTCACACCAGTATTCCACACCACCCTTGTGGATTATCTGGGACCTGTATTCGTGAAACTCAACCGTAATACGACAACGAAGGGGTACTGCGCCGTCTTCACTTGTGCGGTCGTACGGGCAGTACACCTCACCTGTGTACAGGACTTAACCACTGAAGCATTCCTACAAGCATTAGAACGATTCATCAGTTTCCGGGGGGCCCCGTCCCTCATGTTAAGTGATAATGCAACATGTTTCCGTGGAGCTGACAAGGAGTTACGTGAATTAGGATTGAAACTCGACAAGGATGAAATTCGGTCCGCCAGGCTCAGCATTGAGTGGAAATTTGGTCCACCAGACGGTCCTCATCATCAGGGACCTGTTGAAAGAATAGTGCAGGAAGTGAAACGCGCAATGAAAGTACTTGTGAAAACGGACAAACTTACATTTGTCGAGTGGGAGACTGTGTTTGCACAGATATCTGCTGTGCTCAACTGTCGTCCGTTGACAGCAGTCTCATCATCCCCGTTGGATGACCCACCTATAACTCCGAATCACTTTCTCATTGGCCGTGGCGAATTACCATCACCAATCGTCCCATGTGAACCATTCGCCGGAAACCTGCGAAAGCGCCGCCAGTTGTGTAACGAAATCGTAAACAATTTTTGGAAGCGCTGGATTACTTGCATCCAGAAATTGTCGCCGAGACCAAAATGGTCTACCGAGAAGGAAAATCTCGAGGAAAGTGACGTTGTTTTAGTCGTCGACGAGAAAATGAAACGCGGTCAGTGGAGAATGGCTGAAGTCATCAATGTGTACCCGGGAAAAGACAATCACATTCGTGTAGTGGATGTACGTTTCGCAGACGGTCTTGTCTTAAAGCGCCCAATTTCGAGACTCATTCTGCTTATGAAAGCGTCCGAACGAGAGGATATCACAAGGAATGCCTAA